A window of Kocuria sp. TGY1127_2 genomic DNA:
CTCTTCGCGGTGCATCCGGCCAGCGGCTTGAGTTGGTCTTACTCGTCCTTGATGACGCATTTGAGAATGAAGAGACCGATTCTGGGTCTGCAGATGCCGGGGATCGCACCAGAGCGTTCGGAGGAGTTCGAACCCGTGTCCGCCGACGAGTTGATTGACAGTTACGTTCGTCGAATCCGCCAAGAGCAGTCCACTGGTCCTTACCACCTCGTCGGATGGTCCTTTGGAGGCCGTCTCGCGCAGGCTATTGCAACCAAACTTCAGAAGGACGGCGACGAGGTGAGAACACTGGCGGTACTGGATGCCTACCCTTCGTCGGATTCCATGGCCAGGCTGACCGACCGAGACGACATGTGGCGCGGCTTCCTGTCGGCCAATGGCATCACGGACCATCTCCCTCGGGAACTGTCAGCTGGCACGGTCCGAGAATGCTTCCGGCAGCACGACCACCCATTCGGTTCGTTGCCCGAGGAAACCATGGAACTTTTGCTCCAACGCTTCCATCGCGCCGCGAGTCTCCTGGACGAGGCGGAGATCGATACCTTCTCGGGAGACATGTTGGTCTTCGAAGCCACGAAGGACGTCCCCGGGGACAGGCCGTCCCCGGATGATTGGGGCCCCTTCGTCACCGGTGAATTACGGATCCGACCCGTTCCGGTTACCCACGGTCAGATGCTCAGTGAGCACGCGCTGCAGGTCATGAGACCGGATTTGGATCTCAACTTGTGTGTCACGGAGCCGTCTTTCTAGTGAACCAACATGCCTCTACCGCCCGGATCTTTTGAGAACGTGCCGATTGCGCACATCGTCGGATCGGGGCCCTGACGCGAAAAACAACCCAAATATTTGAACAGAGGAGCAACAACATGACGAATCCTTTCGATCGCGAGGACTCGAGTTTTCGTGTTCTGGTCAATGATCTCCAGCAGCACTCGCTGTGGCCGGAGTATGCAGAAGTGCCCCACGGATGGGTAGTGGTCTTCGGACCCGCGCCGCGTGCTGACTGCCTGAGTTATGTGGAGAAGAACTGGAAAGACATCACTCCGCAACCGACCTCCCCATTGGGCGAATCATGATTTCCTTACGCCAGGTCACCAAAACGTTCGGCACGTTTCGCGCTCTGGACCGGGTCAGTCTGGAGGTCCCTGCCGGTACGATTCAGGGTCTGCTTGGACCGAACGGCGCTGGTAAAACGACGATCGTGCGAATACTGACCACTTTGTTGGTTCCGAGTTCCGGAGATGCATACATCGATGGCAAGGACGTGAATCGACAGGCGCAAGCGGTACGAGCTCGATTGGGTGTTTCAGGGCAGTACGCAGCTATTGATGAAAAGCTCACTGGCTTCGAGAATCTGCAGTTGGTGGGAGAGCTTTATGGAATGGCGCGACGACAGGCACGTTCGAGGGCCAAAGAACTTCTGGAGCAATTCCGGCTCGATGACGTTCCCACCGGCCAACTGGCGGGGTCCTACTCAGGCGGAATGAAGCGCAGGTTGGACCTGGCCGGGGCCATCGTTGCTCGACCGAGGGTGGTCATCCTGGACGAACCCACTACGGGCCTGGACCCTCGTGGACGTCGCGATACATGGCAGGCTATCTCCGCTCTGGCATTGAGCGGAGCAACTGTGCTGTTGACGACCCAATACCTTGAAGAGGCTGACGTGTTGGCCGATTCCATCGCGGTCATCGACAGCGGTCGGATTGTGGACCAAGGTACCTCTGAAACGCTGAAAGCCAAGGCCGGAGGTCCGAGGATCGACGTCCGGTTCTCCCCTCAGCAAGCTTTTGGTCCGGTCCGGCAAGCCTTCGCCGAGTGCGGCTTGGAGGGTTCATTTGATGAGAAGGCACTCAGCGCCACGGCGCCAGCGCCTCTGGGCACTGAGAGCCTCCGTTCCGTACTCCGTATGCTGGGCAATCGCTGGGTGGACGTCACCGAAGCGGGACTGCGTCAACCCACACTCGACGAAGTATTTCTGCAAATAACGGGCAAGCCCACCGACGCGCAGTCTCCCGCTGACACCCTCGGCGAAGACCCTATTCGAAATGAGGTCCTTTCATGAGTGCTCTCGCAGCGATCCGCGACGGCAAAACGATCGCTCGCAGGAACCTCACGACTCTGAGGAGAACTCCAGGCGCCCTGGTTACCGGCTTCGCGCAGCCGATCATCTTCGTACTGATCCTGGCTTTCGTCTTCGGTGGGGCCCTCGGCGGGAAGGACTACCGGGAGTTCCTGATCGGCGGGATACTCGCTCAAACCTTGACGTTCAACTCCTCGTTCACGGCCGTGTATCTTGCCAAAGATTTGCACCAGGGCATGGTCGATCGCTTCAGGGTCCTGCCGATGTCGAGAATCGGTGTCATCCTGGGTCGAGTCTGGGCAGATTTGATGACCAGCATGGTGTCGATCATGATCATTCTGATATGCGGAACGGCTATCGGCTGGCGTATCAACGGCGATCCCCTGCACATTGCCCTGACCCTGTTTTTGCTGGTTCTGTACACATTCGCTATTTCATGGGTGGGAGCCGTTATTGCGATGACGGCCCGGAGTGTCGAAGTCGCCCAGAGCCTGGGTCTGCTGTGGCTCTTCCCCGTCTGTTTCATATCCGGAGCATTCGTGTCGGCTGATATGCTGCCTGCCTCCTTGCAAGGCTTCGCACAGTGGAATCCCGTGACCGCGGTCGCCACGGCGGCCCGTCATGGGTTCGGAAATGTGCCTCCGGAGAACTTCCAAGTTGCCACCGGCTGGCCCGCCCAGAATTCCATGTTGTATGCGTTTGTGTGTTGTGCCGTAATCATCGCGGTCTTCGCGCCTATTGCCTCGGCACAATATCGCAGCATCAGCCGTCGATGATCACAATCCTGCGGTTCGACTGCGAAAAATTGGCTCGGGGTTCTTATCCCTGGGGCGGCCTGTCCCCCGACGAGCTGGAGGAGGCTGCCTCTGCGGAGGATCGGGAATATGCGGGCCGGCGTCGTGATCCATTGGACCGCTTCCGAACGCTCAGTTCACGGGCATCGCTGCGCCTGCTCGCCGCTCACCTGCGCGGCCAATCCTCACGGGAGGCACCGATCCTGCCCATTGATCGTTCATGCCACCGTTGCGGGGGCCCCCACGGACAACCATCCGTTGCGGGTCTCAGCTTGAGCACATCCAGCTCAGCATCCTCCGTGTTGGTTGGGGCCGACGCTTCGGAAGCCCCTCTGGGCGTGGACGTCGAAGCGGTTCCCCATGACTTGTTTGCCGGCTTCGACGATCACGTGCTGCACCCTACTGAGAGCATGGCCTGCGTGCGAGCAGGTCGGTCGACTGCAGATTCGCAGTCCGCACGCCTACGTAGCCGTTTGGCGGTGTGGGTTGCCAAGGAGGCGGTGCTGAAAGCCGCCGGCATCGGTCTGGAGCATCCCATGAACAGAGTTCTCCTTGAACCTTCGGACAGGACGACGCTCTGGAGGGACAACCAGCTCACAGGCGAACTGATGTGGCAGCTCGTCACCGAGGCTCAGAGCCCGAATGTTCGAGGGCTTTTCGTGTGCCTTCTACCGTCGGCGGGCGGTCCGGTGAGCGCCGTGGCGACCAATGCGCCCGCGGATGTCCACGACATCGCCCAGAACTTGTTCCAAGGTCGACGGGCCTCTGTGGCCCCGGAACTACGGTCTACACCAAATGCTTCGTCGAGGTCTCCGGGGCGTACTTGATGGTGAAGAGCAGACCGATCAAGAGCACGAGGGCCAGGGCAAACATCGACCACGAGATGCCCCAAGCCGTCAACATGATGGGCAGAATGAAAGTTCCCGCCGCGGAAGCGATTCGGCTCAGAGCATTGAGCAGTCCTACACCGGTCGCGCGCAACCTGGTGGGGAACAACTCGGCCGGATACACCTGCGTCAGGTTCGACGCCGCAGACATCACGAAGGTGTAGACGACGAACGGGATCATGAGCACGGCGACGGAGCCGTCGGCCAGCAGACCCAGAAGCACGAGCGAAACCGTGAGGATCAGGAATGAGATGATCGTTGCACCTCGCCGCGAGAATTTCTGGACGAACCACAACCCGGCGATCCCGCCCAAGAGGAGGAAAATGTTCAAGACCACTTCCTGCACGTGCCCGTCGGATACCTCGAGGTTCTCGAAGATCGTCGGCATGAACGTGTAAATGGCGAAGTAAGGAAGGACGAGCGCGCTGTAGAACACAATGCCGAACCAGGTGTACTTCGCTTGACCCGGGGCAAAGAGTTCGCGAAAACCATGGCTCTCCTCGGGACTGGCGTTTGCGGCCAAATCCGTCGCCGAGATATCTGCCTTGAGATATTTGCCGACGATCTTTTGCGCCTCCTCGATACGACCCTTGCTGATGAGCCACCCTGGAGATTCGGGCGCACCGATTCGGACCACCAGGACGACGAGGGCGGGGATGGCACCGCTGGCAAGCAGTACTCGCCATGATTCTTCCCCCGTGAGGAAGAGACTTCCCAAGACGTTGGCGGCGACGTATCCGACGGTCCACATGACGGTCAGGGAAGACAACATCATGCCGCGAGACTTCCTCGGAGAAAATTCCGAGAGCAGCGTTGGTCCGACGGCGTAGTCCGCGCCGAGCCCGAAGCCAATGATGAGGCGCAGAATGAAAAGGCTGAGAAACCCGTCGGCCCAGAACTGCAGGACCGAGGCTACCGTTATGATCACGAAATTGAGGACGAAGACGCGCTGACGCCCGATGAGATCGCCGACGCGGCCGAGGACCAGACTGCCGAAGAACAAACCGATGAGCGCGGAGCTGGCCAGCAGTCCGGATTCGAGACCGCTGAGGGACCAGCCCGCTGTCAGGGCGGGCAAGAGGGCCCCGATCATCCCCAGGATGTACCCATCCGTGAAATTGGCACCGAAGGTCATGACGGTTACTCGGAGATGAAATCTGTTGAAGGGGATCTCGTCTATGGCCTGCGTCGTGGGTGCGTCCGATATCTTTACCATTCGAATTCCTGATCGCTCGTCCGGGCCCGCTACAATTCAGCGGGAAGCTATGTGATGCTGGCCAGTTCTATTGCGACGAGGTTCGCAATTTCCTGGAAACTTCGGAGGCCGCATGCTGCAGAAGTGCCCCGCAGCTTCTGGTCTTCTGTTTGGTCGATCTGTAGGTGGGGACCAGGATGCTCATGGCCGCAATGGGTCTGTCTCCTCCGTAGACGGGTGACGAGATGGCCGTGACGTCTTCCTCGACGATGTTCTCCGAAACCAAGTAACCCTCCTCCGGGGTTTTTCCCTGGAGGACGCTTCCGGCGGCGGATCCTTGCACGGGGATCGTGTGGCCGACCCAGCTGACATGCCGCACCGAATGGTTTCCCTCGACGATGCTGATGTACAGGACCGTGTCACCGTGTGCCTCGACGCTCAGGTAGACGGATTCGCCCGTCTCGGCCGCCAAATCCTGCATAGGCTGTCTGGAGAGCTCTGCCAGGGAATCGTCGCTGAAGGCTTGGGCACCGACTTGGATGAGACGAACCCCTGGTCGATAAATCCCGGCATCATCCCGCGTGAGCCATTTGCTCGCCTCAACGGTCCGAAGCAGCCGCAGGGTGGTGCTCACCGGCAGTTCCGCTTCGCGCGCAGCCTCGGCCAGCGTCATCGCGCCCTTGTCGCAGACGATCCCCAGCAGATCGAGGGCTCTCTCAACGGTTCGGGTCGAAGTCTCGGCCATGGGATCCTCTCGGTCTCTTGGGTGATCCGGGTAACAATTTTATCCAGTGAAACATTAAAACCGTCTAGTGAAAACCTTAAATTTGAGGCAGACTGTGCTGCATGCGCGAAAATGAGCAGTCCGATCTCCAGCAATTTCGAGGCGAAGACCATCAGGAATCCGACCATTTCGGTCATACGGATCCACCCGTCCAGGTGGACGGAACCGGACTGAGAATTGCCGATTTCGACAGGATTGCCAATGGTGCCGGGGTTCGTCTCGCACCGGATTCCCTTGACCGGCTCCGTCGGCAGCACCGACAAGCCCGTGAGATCAGTGAGCGGCAACCCGTATACGGCCAGTCCACGGGTGTGGGTGCAAATCGGTTCGTCGAGATAGACGAGCATGACGGCGAGCACGGCCTGCGACTGCTCCGGAGTCACGCCGCCGACGCCGGTTCCGACGTTCCCGCGGAAACGGTCCGAGTTATGTTGGCGATTCGCTTGTCTCAGCTCGCGGCGTCCGGAAGCGGGATCAGTCCGGACGTTGCCCAAGGCCTGGAACAAATGCTCCGGGACGATGCTTTGCCCATTATCAGGACCATAGGAGGCATCGGGACAGCCGACTTGGCGGCATTGGCCTCCACTGCACTGGCTTTGAATGGGGAACGCTCAACCACAAGGCCATTGTCCGTAACCGTGTCCTTCGGTCGAGACAGCGCTTTGCCGTTCATGAGCAGCAGCGCGCTGACATTGGCTCGGACGGCACGCTGCTTGGCGCGGCTGCGGGAGCTCGAGCGTTCCTCGCGCGTTGTCGCTGCTCTTTCGGCCACGGCTGTCCGGGCCAACCGGCAAGCTTTCTCGCGCCAAGCAGGCCGCGCCGCCGTGCTTCCCGCGGTGGCCCGGGTCGCGGAAGAAATGCGTGGTCTCCTCGAGGAAGAATCGGAGCCGGCCCGAATCCAGGATCCATTCGGCCTGCGCGCCTACATACAGTCGCAGGGTGCCGTGGTGGAAGCCATGGACCGACTGCTGAACCTCGTCGAAGTCTTGACCTCGACGGCCCAGGAGAATCCGCTCTTCGATTTCGAATCACTAAGCGCAGTGCACCACGGTGGATTCCACCAGGTTTCATTGGGCCTCGCCACCGACGGGTTGAACCTCGCCTTAGCCCAAAGCGCGCCCCTGGTCATGTCCCGCATCACCATGCTCCATGACCCGATGTACACGGGTGCGCCTTCATTCTTGGCCGACGGAACGGATGGCTCCTCCGGCCACATGATGCTCGAGTACATCGCAGCCAGTGCCATGGCGCAGTTGAGAAATACCGCCCAACCAGCATCGATAAACACCGTCGTGCTCTCGCAGGGTGCCGAGGAAGACGCCAGTTTCGCAACTCAAGCGGTCGATCAGCTCGAGCGGGCCGCGGACAGCTACCAGATGATGCTCTCCATCGAACTGCTGTCCGCGCACAGAGCCCTCGATGTGCTCGACAGAACGACATCTTCCCCGCTCAACCGCGCGATACTGCACATGCGGGAGGTGATCCCCGTCGTCACCGCAGACCACGACCTGCGCCCGGACATCGACTCGGCCAGCCGAGCACTCCCGGGTCTGGCTCACGGGATTCTTCCGGAGGCCTGAAGGCCTCTTATTCCGTCCGTCGCCCTGCCTCAATTCGGCTTTCGTCACGGCCCGCGTGCGTTGTGGATCATCCGGCAGATAGCACACCAAGGGCTGCTCGTCGTCAGAAGAACAGAGACAACAAATAGGCGAAGATCAACCCGAAGACGGAAACCAGGGTTTGGACCATCATGTGGGTTTTGGTGGCCTGCCCAAGCGTCATGCCGAAGCTTTCTTTTACAAACCAGAACCCTGAGTGGTTGACCCAGTTGAGGCCGATGGTTCCAGAACCGATGGCTATGACTATGAGCGCGGTATATGGATCCGAATATCCTTCGACAAGCGGTGCCAGCACTCCGGTGGCGGCGACGATACCCGCAGTGGCTGAACCGGTACAGAAGGACAGAAGTAGGCCGATGAACCAACCCAGGAAAATCAGGTTCAGCTCTAGGGACGAGGTGATATCAACAATGGCGTCACCGATGCCTGAGTCCTGCAAGGCCTGGTTGAACGCACCCCCGCCTGCGACGATCATGACGACGCTAGCCACAGACCCCATACTGCTGGTCAAGGATTTACGGATCTGCTTGCCGGAAATCTTCGCCTGGTAAGCGACAACCACGGATGCGAAGAGGACACCGACCAGCATGGAGACCGCAGGATTACCAAAAGCTTCCGTGATGGTGTCCAGACGAGAGTCGGGGGCAAAGAGCAAGACCACGGAGTTGACGAGCATCAAGATGACCGGAACCAAGATACACACGACCGCCAGTCCGCTAGGCATGCTTTTGACCGGCGATACCTCGACGACCGCCGTGGCCACCTCTTCCGAGGGTTGTGCTGCCACCGACCCTGTTGACTTCTTGGACGATTCAGCGGCAAACGCTTCTTCGAGGTCCGTGCCGGTGAATTGCTTGACGAGGTGCTCTGGCGGCTCAAGTTTTATATGGGGTGCGACGAGTTTGGCGTAGACCGGCCCCGACAGTATGACGGTCGGTACCGCACATACCAGCCCGAGCAGGATGGTCGTGCCGATGTTGGCTCCGAGCCCGTCGACGGCGATGACCGGACCTGGATGGGGCGGGACCATTCCGTGCAAACAGCACAGCGCGGCGATGGCCGGCATCAAGATTCTGAGGTACCACATCTTTGGGCGACCGGACTGGACCTCAAGGCGCAAGGCCACTGAGTAGATCACCGGCATCAGGACGACCAGCCCGACTTCGAAAAACATCGGAATGCCGACCACAAAAGCGGCCAGAGTAGTGATCCATGGCGCAGCCCTCGGGGAGCTGTGGGAAAGAATGGTGTCCGCGATCTGGGCTACAGCCCCGGAGTCTGCCAACAGCCGGCCCAACATCGCTCCGAGGAAGATCACGATTCCGGTTTCGCCCAAGATGCTTCCGGCACCGTCTGTCAATGTTTTCGGGATCTCACTCAGCGGTTCACCGGCAGCCAGCGCCGTCAGGAACGCGACGACGACTAGTGCCAGGAATGGATGCAGCTTGGTGCGCCAGTTGATCAGAAAGATCAACACAACGATGGCACAGAGCAGGACCGCGACAAGGTATGCGGGTGTATCAGTGATCATGAACACACCGTACAGTCGAGTCCACTTGTTGGCTAGAGAATACTACCGAATCCTTACATACAATTATTAGTACTGCTGTATTCTCTTGGTTCGCTTAGTATACGCTTGTACTTCAATAGATACAGGCTCGTCATGAAGGGTGGTAGACAGTGTCCGGGACGGAACAAAAGTACGAGGCAGACGTGATCGTCGTCGGTGGAGGCAACGCGGGTTTCACGGCAGCCCATGCGGCGGCCAAGAACGGCCGCCGAGTACTTCTCTTGGAGAAGGGCCCCAGCGACGATTCTGGTGGCAATAGCTTCTACACGGCCGGCGCAACCCGGATTACGCATCAGGGGCTCGAAGATCTCAAGGATTTCATTGAACCCGACGCACGTCACGCAATGACCACGGTCCCGCCGTACACTTCTGAGGACTATGCCGCCGATCTTGATCGGGTCACGGAAGGTCGCAATGACAAAGAACTGACCAAAGTGCTCCTCGACGAAGTCACCGAAACCCTACGATGGTTGCATTCGCTGGGACTGAAGTACCGGCTGATGTACGAACGCCAGTCGTATCAGAACCCGGACGGAACGTATCTCTTCTGGGGCGGGTTGCACGTCGGAAACGTCGGCGGCGGTCAGGGTCTGATGGCCGACCACACACGTGTTGCGGGCGAACTGGGTATCGAGATCCAGTACGGAGTCCGCGGGAAGGAACTGCTCACCGAAGACGGCAGTGTAATAGGCGTGATGGCAGAGGTCGCAGGGAAGGAGATCAACTACTCGGCCGAATCCGTCATACTGACAGCCGGCGGTTTCGAAGCTGACCCAGAAATGCGCTCCCAGTACCTGGGCCAACGGTGGGGTCACGCTAAAGTGCGTGGAACGCCCTATAACACTGGAGACATGCTCAACGCGGCCCTGGCCGTTGGGGCCGCACGTGGCGGCGACTGGTCTAGCTGTCACTCGGTACAGTGGGACGCCTTTACTCCCCACAATGAGAGCAATCGGGAGCTGACCAACAGGCTTACCCGCCAGTCCTATCCTCTGGGCATACTGGTCAACAAAAACGGCGACCGCTTTCTCGATGAGGGCGCTGACTTCCGCAATTACACCTACGCCAAGTACGGCAAGCGCATCCTCGAGCAGCCGGATGCCTTGGCTTTTCAGATTTTCGATGCCAAGACCCGTCCGATGCTGCGTGAAGAAGAATACGAGATGCCTGAGATTTCGGAGGTGACTGCCGAGACGGTGGGCGAATTGGCTGAAAAGCTCGGTATCGATCCCACCCAGCTCCAAAAAACCGTCTCTGATTTCAACTCCCGCATTAACGTCGACGCCGATTTCGACCCCAATGTTAAGGACGGCCGCAGAGCTGACGTGGAGCCGCCCAAAAGCAACTGGGCGGAGGAGATCGACACTGCGCCGTTCTATGCCTATCCGGTCACTTGCGGTATCACCTTCACCTTTGGAGGTTTGAAAACCGACACCCATGGCAGAGTTCTCGACCAGCGCGGGCAACACATCAAGGGACTCTACGCAGCAGGAGAGATGCTCGGCGGGCTCTTCGCCAACAACTATCCTGGGGGTTCTGGCTTGGCGGCCGGTTGCGTCTTCGGCCGCAGGGCCGGACAGATCGCGTAGCGAGACCAAACGACTCCCCTGTATCCTCAGTCCAGACGACGACCGTGCTGCGGTCGGTCGGATCGTTATGGACTTGGGTTTCCGGAGACATCGAACAGACGAGGGAAGAAATGGCACGAGGGGCGGCGAACGGCTTCGATCGCAACGCTATTTTCGAGCAACTGCGTCAAGAGATCATCGAAGGAACCTTGGAACAAGGCTCGCCCTTGAAGGAATCTCCACTCGCAACCCGGTTCGATGTCTCCCGCACCCCGGTCCGAGACGCATTGATGCGGCTGGAACAGACCGGTTTGGCGGTACGGGGGAATCGTGGGCTTGCGGTGAAAAGTATCGATCCGCAGTCGGTCGTACAGGTCTATCGGCTTCGTATTCTGCTCGAAGAAGAGGCCGCCGGACAGGCAGCAGAGAACCGAACGTTCAATGACGTGATCAGCTTGCAGGCCCTCATGTCTCGAGACAAGGAAGTGGATCAGGAAGACGAGCAGGCTCTGGTCCGTGCCAATCTGGATTTCCACGAAGCCGTCTGGCAAGCGACGCAAAACAACCTACTGATCTCATTGCTCAACGAAGTCACAGGCCAGGTAGTACACGCTCCAAAATCTACGCTTTCGGTCGGAAATCGCTGGAGCGAAGCGCTGGAAGAGCACGAAGCGCTGGTGAAGTCCATCGAAGACCGAGACATTGCCTCGGCACGCCGGATAGCCCGCCAGCACTTCGAACAAGCCCTGCACATTCGGATGAGCCTGCTCAGAGAATCCGTACGTCAACGCATCGACGGTTAAAAGGATTCGGCGGCGTCGGTCGTGCGGCCGCTGGGGCGCTGGCACAAGCGGGAGCATGTGTGGTCCTCGCCGTCCGCTAGATACGCCGCGTCCAGTTGCGTCGGCACTCATCGTCGATGACGGCGTGGTCCGTCAGGCCGCTTGCTCGAATTCTGCCTTCATTGTCGTCAACGTGCGTTGGATGTTTTTCCGTTGGAAATCCGAGAACGGCTTGCCGCCGGTGACGGCTCGGTCGAACACACCGGCCAACCAGTCGGGCCACTTCGTTCGCTGATCAGTCCAGGTTTCGGTGACACGCGTGCCGCCGTCGACTTCTTCGAAATCGTAAGCCCACCGGGCGATCCCGCCGCGCAGAATGGGCGAACGAGGCCCAATCTTGCGCACTTCGAAGGCAAAGCTCTTCCCCGGTACGGATTCGGTCACGACGCACTGGGTGATCCAGCGGGCCCTGCCGCGATGGTTGGTGCCGTTGAAAACCTCACTATCGTGCAATGGCCGGCCACCCTCCGGTCCCACGGCCCCAGTATTCTCCGGGCTCCATCGGGGCATCTGCGTTGGATCAGCGACCTGGTTCCAGATCGTCTCAGCTTCTGCTTGGATCACCACGCTGTCGCTTACCTGCATTGTGCGGTTCATTCGGGTCCTCTCCTCAATTGACTCCACACTAGGCCGCCTTCCTCGGAGGTGTATACCTCGCCTCCCGGATAGCGTGCTGGAGAAAGCAGAGGCACCGGGGGTCGGACGGCCAACCGAGCCCTCGTACGCGGCTCTCTGCCTCTCAGCGAGCCCCACCTGCAGGGTCACGGCTGCTCGATGGCATGGACTTTTCGGGGCGCGGTGCTCATACTGACCGCATGGCTATTGATCCAGACTTTGCGCCCGATTTACTGCCCGATGAGGTAGCTCTGCTGGTTATCGGCAGTGGGCCGGCAGGGATGACCGCGGCGCGGAGCTATACCGAGGGCGGCGGACCCGGAACGGTTCTGATCGTCACCGCCGACACGGACCCGCCCTACGAGCGACCCCCACTGAGCAAAGAGATGTTGGCCGGCGAACAGGCAGTCCACCCGCAGCCCATCGATGAGGATCCGTTGCCTGATCAGGTTATGTTGCGGTTGAAGTCCGAGGTCACCGGCGTGGACCGCGAAAGACGCACGGTGCACTACGACACCGTGGACGGGCGGCGCAGCGTTCGGTACTCACGGCTAGTGATAGCGGTCGGTTCCCGGCCAAAGGCGCTGCCCGGCGCCGACGACGACGCCCAGGTCTATCTGCTGCGCTCGTTGCAACAGGCCCGGGAAT
This region includes:
- a CDS encoding SRPBCC family protein is translated as MNRTMQVSDSVVIQAEAETIWNQVADPTQMPRWSPENTGAVGPEGGRPLHDSEVFNGTNHRGRARWITQCVVTESVPGKSFAFEVRKIGPRSPILRGGIARWAYDFEEVDGGTRVTETWTDQRTKWPDWLAGVFDRAVTGGKPFSDFQRKNIQRTLTTMKAEFEQAA
- a CDS encoding GntR family transcriptional regulator, with product MARGAANGFDRNAIFEQLRQEIIEGTLEQGSPLKESPLATRFDVSRTPVRDALMRLEQTGLAVRGNRGLAVKSIDPQSVVQVYRLRILLEEEAAGQAAENRTFNDVISLQALMSRDKEVDQEDEQALVRANLDFHEAVWQATQNNLLISLLNEVTGQVVHAPKSTLSVGNRWSEALEEHEALVKSIEDRDIASARRIARQHFEQALHIRMSLLRESVRQRIDG
- the tcuA gene encoding FAD-dependent tricarballylate dehydrogenase TcuA; translation: MSGTEQKYEADVIVVGGGNAGFTAAHAAAKNGRRVLLLEKGPSDDSGGNSFYTAGATRITHQGLEDLKDFIEPDARHAMTTVPPYTSEDYAADLDRVTEGRNDKELTKVLLDEVTETLRWLHSLGLKYRLMYERQSYQNPDGTYLFWGGLHVGNVGGGQGLMADHTRVAGELGIEIQYGVRGKELLTEDGSVIGVMAEVAGKEINYSAESVILTAGGFEADPEMRSQYLGQRWGHAKVRGTPYNTGDMLNAALAVGAARGGDWSSCHSVQWDAFTPHNESNRELTNRLTRQSYPLGILVNKNGDRFLDEGADFRNYTYAKYGKRILEQPDALAFQIFDAKTRPMLREEEYEMPEISEVTAETVGELAEKLGIDPTQLQKTVSDFNSRINVDADFDPNVKDGRRADVEPPKSNWAEEIDTAPFYAYPVTCGITFTFGGLKTDTHGRVLDQRGQHIKGLYAAGEMLGGLFANNYPGGSGLAAGCVFGRRAGQIA